One stretch of Dissulfurimicrobium hydrothermale DNA includes these proteins:
- a CDS encoding YidH family protein has protein sequence MIKVMGKGHDANAPRRTHLANERTFLAWIRTAIAIMAFGFLVAKLSLLTRLLSETHPEAATFQSDIPLYLGAGTIAIGGLLGIFAVVRHYQIKRQIDQDTFKPSILLDIMVALILLMISLFVVFYLIRLLG, from the coding sequence ATGATCAAAGTAATGGGCAAAGGCCATGATGCAAATGCGCCGAGAAGGACACATCTTGCAAATGAAAGGACGTTTCTCGCCTGGATAAGGACTGCCATCGCCATCATGGCCTTTGGTTTTCTGGTGGCAAAGCTTTCCCTTCTGACAAGACTGCTTTCCGAGACCCATCCTGAGGCTGCGACCTTTCAGTCTGACATACCCCTATATCTCGGGGCAGGCACTATAGCCATAGGCGGGCTCCTGGGTATATTTGCCGTCGTCAGGCACTATCAGATCAAGCGCCAGATAGATCAAGATACATTCAAACCGTCGATATTGCTTGATATCATGGTGGCCCTCATACTTTTGATGATTTCTTTGTTTGTCGTATTCTATCTCATACGTCTGCTTGGTTGA
- a CDS encoding S41 family peptidase translates to MFRSPRAIRKWAVIAAFSLFFIAAGIYQAHYLSAAKEGGTYEQLKLFATVFDLVQRNYVEEVNPQKLIYGAIQGMLTSLDPHSSFLTPDEYKELQVETKGVFSGIGIEISMKDGIITVVSPIEGTPADKAGLKANDKIIKIGNKSTKDMTLMEAVKLLRGERGTKVTITVFRDGWTQPKDFTITRDVIPIKSVHSRMLEDGYGYIRISNFQTNTTSDFEKALSELEGKSGGLKGLVLDLRNDPGGLLDQAVSISNEFINKGLIVYTDGRMPDQKMRFDARPKKHVRKYPIVVLVNEGTASASEIVAGALQDHKRAIIMGTQTFGKGSVQTIIPLEDGSAVRLTTARYYTPNGRSIQAKGITPDIVVPYIPQTKAEENGEPTHFLKERDLDGHLPSEDDKTSKTKKERRQIDEQQKGNISLDHKPLDNQVEEALRILKAWSLFTQLSGKTVTAAAAN, encoded by the coding sequence ATGTTTAGGTCTCCAAGAGCCATTCGCAAGTGGGCGGTTATAGCCGCCTTTTCCCTGTTTTTTATAGCCGCCGGCATCTATCAAGCCCATTATCTGTCTGCAGCCAAGGAAGGTGGGACCTATGAGCAATTAAAGCTCTTTGCCACAGTCTTTGATCTTGTCCAACGTAACTATGTGGAGGAAGTCAATCCACAAAAACTTATATATGGCGCCATTCAGGGCATGCTTACATCGCTTGATCCCCATTCCTCTTTTCTCACACCAGATGAATATAAAGAGCTTCAAGTGGAGACCAAGGGCGTATTCTCCGGAATTGGTATAGAGATAAGCATGAAAGACGGCATAATTACGGTTGTTTCGCCCATAGAAGGCACGCCAGCTGACAAGGCAGGGCTGAAGGCGAACGACAAGATAATAAAGATAGGCAATAAGAGCACCAAAGATATGACGCTGATGGAGGCTGTAAAGCTCTTGAGGGGCGAAAGAGGCACCAAGGTCACGATCACGGTCTTCCGCGATGGATGGACGCAGCCTAAGGATTTTACCATCACGAGAGACGTAATCCCTATCAAAAGCGTGCATTCAAGGATGCTTGAAGATGGTTACGGGTATATAAGAATCAGTAATTTTCAGACCAATACGACCTCTGATTTTGAAAAGGCCTTGTCAGAGTTAGAGGGCAAGAGCGGCGGGCTCAAGGGCCTGGTTCTTGACCTGCGGAATGATCCAGGTGGTCTTCTGGATCAGGCGGTGAGTATTTCCAACGAGTTTATAAACAAAGGCCTTATTGTTTATACGGATGGCAGGATGCCCGATCAGAAGATGAGATTCGATGCCCGTCCTAAAAAACATGTCAGAAAGTACCCCATTGTGGTGTTGGTCAACGAGGGGACAGCCAGCGCCTCAGAGATAGTGGCTGGCGCGCTTCAGGACCACAAGAGGGCTATAATTATGGGCACGCAGACCTTTGGAAAGGGCTCCGTGCAGACCATTATTCCCCTGGAAGACGGTTCGGCGGTCAGGCTGACAACAGCGAGATATTATACACCGAATGGGAGATCCATCCAGGCAAAGGGGATAACGCCTGATATAGTAGTGCCCTATATACCTCAGACAAAGGCTGAAGAAAACGGCGAACCCACGCATTTCCTTAAGGAGCGGGACCTTGACGGCCATTTGCCAAGTGAAGACGATAAGACGTCCAAGACCAAAAAAGAGAGGCGTCAGATCGACGAACAGCAAAAGGGTAACATTTCGTTAGACCACAAACCGCTGGATAATCAGGTCGAAGAAGCCCTCAGGATATTAAAGGCGTGGTCTTTGTTTACTCAGCTTTCAGGAAAGACCGTTACGGCCGCAGCCGCCAACTGA
- a CDS encoding murein hydrolase activator EnvC family protein — protein sequence MMRLLALVLLSLAFFVVTEAGCEASDRNGNAVSKPSGNLALVQKEFAGQAKKVSELELKRQSILDELRRFDEKIVRQWTLIDSLKKKRTEMELRLLDIKNDYERQYMAFQDISRHIETRLRAISKVGAIGMLNILFSASTIPEMISYENYIKLILDHDRKIRDAYLLRLKRLYQTKKDMEDEEGLLVKTAKDIEAQTLLLETQRKERQAYLAQIEKQMEGHKALLRDIKKAAQSLQDIAAGPGQMGSASGRRVGIGEGKDAENYSFAAQRGELPLPVDGRIIMSDRNGGQRKMPGIIIQAPLGAEIRAVFDGRVVYCNELPGYGNVLIIDHGGGYYSLTAQGRFFRSVGDRVMEGDVIGVVDGGPLVSEGIYFELRHGRVQINPLKWLNVKN from the coding sequence ATGATGCGCCTTTTAGCGCTTGTCCTTTTAAGCCTGGCTTTTTTTGTGGTTACTGAGGCAGGTTGTGAGGCAAGTGATCGAAACGGGAATGCCGTTTCCAAGCCTTCTGGCAACTTGGCGTTGGTGCAAAAAGAGTTTGCTGGCCAGGCGAAAAAAGTCAGCGAGCTAGAACTTAAAAGACAATCCATTCTTGATGAGCTGCGCAGATTTGATGAAAAGATTGTTAGACAGTGGACATTGATCGATAGCCTCAAAAAGAAGAGGACCGAGATGGAGTTGAGGCTTTTGGACATTAAAAACGACTATGAAAGACAATATATGGCCTTTCAGGATATCAGCAGGCATATAGAAACTAGGTTGAGGGCGATCAGTAAGGTTGGCGCAATAGGCATGCTCAATATATTATTCTCTGCATCGACGATACCTGAGATGATCTCCTATGAAAACTATATAAAATTGATACTGGATCATGATCGCAAAATAAGGGATGCATATTTGTTGCGGTTAAAGAGGCTTTATCAGACAAAAAAAGATATGGAAGATGAGGAAGGGCTTCTTGTCAAGACGGCAAAGGATATAGAGGCACAGACGTTGTTGCTTGAGACTCAAAGGAAGGAGAGACAGGCCTATCTTGCACAGATTGAAAAACAGATGGAAGGCCACAAGGCGCTTTTGCGGGACATTAAAAAAGCGGCACAATCCCTTCAGGATATTGCCGCCGGACCTGGTCAAATGGGTTCGGCTTCAGGAAGGAGAGTGGGGATTGGAGAAGGAAAGGATGCGGAGAATTACTCATTCGCAGCACAGAGGGGCGAATTGCCACTGCCTGTGGATGGGCGCATCATAATGAGCGACAGGAACGGCGGTCAGAGAAAGATGCCCGGCATTATCATTCAGGCACCTTTAGGTGCGGAAATAAGGGCTGTCTTTGATGGAAGGGTGGTATATTGTAATGAATTGCCGGGATATGGAAATGTGCTGATAATAGATCACGGCGGTGGTTATTACAGTCTCACGGCCCAGGGGAGGTTTTTCAGATCCGTTGGTGATAGGGTTATGGAAGGGGATGTCATAGGGGTTGTAGACGGCGGGCCCTTGGTGTCTGAGGGGATATATTTTGAATTGAGACATGGTAGGGTCCAAATAAATCCATTGAAATGGTTGAATGTCAAAAACTGA
- the queF gene encoding preQ(1) synthase, with protein MKYGEKAVMEATLEPWPNPCPERDYIIEISFPEFTCLCPRSGYPDFATIKIQYIPNDFIVELKSLKLYLNSFRDRYISHEEAANAIFSDLLDLLKPRFLKLEADFHPRGNVHTVVRIET; from the coding sequence ATGAAATACGGCGAAAAGGCGGTGATGGAGGCGACACTTGAGCCGTGGCCGAATCCATGCCCTGAGCGGGATTATATAATTGAGATAAGTTTTCCGGAATTCACCTGCCTTTGTCCGCGTTCGGGCTACCCTGACTTTGCGACCATCAAAATACAATACATACCGAATGATTTCATAGTGGAGCTCAAGTCCCTGAAGCTCTATCTCAACAGTTTCAGGGACAGGTATATCTCCCATGAGGAGGCGGCGAATGCAATCTTTTCGGACCTCCTTGATCTTTTAAAACCGCGTTTTTTAAAACTGGAAGCCGATTTTCATCCAAGGGGCAACGTCCATACCGTTGTAAGGATTGAGACATAG
- a CDS encoding cell division protein FtsX codes for MNLGIAFKRAFFDLKRRIVIHLMTAAVVTLSVLIFTFFYFIYFNLEHFVERFGTELGLVVFLKQDVAAAQIPDIYQRFLRLPEVESVKYVSREEAMRRLVAFLKDEKDVLEGVDPGFLPSSFELQMKKGFRAPENMQSLAAQIEKWPGISEVKYGKEWMEKLKAFLKTAKVVVWISAIFLLLAAAFVVSSTIRLVFYERREEIEILRLVGATRGFIQGPFLIQALIQGLLGASLAVCIVFFCYLYLKGLVTGSAFLMGVGFCFLPWLHVALIIIFSGFVCTIWTAFVMRGPLSL; via the coding sequence ATGAATCTAGGCATAGCCTTTAAGAGGGCGTTTTTCGACCTCAAAAGACGCATCGTTATCCACTTAATGACCGCTGCGGTGGTCACCCTATCTGTCCTGATCTTCACCTTTTTTTATTTCATTTATTTTAATCTCGAGCATTTTGTCGAGCGGTTCGGGACCGAGTTGGGCCTTGTGGTCTTCTTAAAACAGGATGTTGCAGCGGCGCAGATTCCGGATATATATCAACGTTTTTTAAGGTTGCCCGAGGTTGAATCTGTGAAATATGTTTCCAGAGAAGAGGCCATGAGAAGGCTTGTGGCGTTTCTGAAGGACGAAAAGGATGTCTTGGAAGGGGTTGATCCTGGCTTCCTTCCCTCTTCTTTTGAATTGCAGATGAAGAAGGGGTTTCGAGCCCCTGAAAATATGCAGTCCCTTGCGGCGCAGATCGAGAAGTGGCCAGGCATATCAGAGGTCAAATACGGCAAAGAATGGATGGAAAAACTCAAGGCCTTTTTGAAGACGGCAAAGGTGGTCGTATGGATAAGTGCGATTTTTCTCTTATTGGCTGCGGCCTTTGTGGTATCGAGTACTATAAGGCTTGTATTTTATGAAAGACGGGAGGAGATAGAGATACTCAGGTTGGTTGGGGCGACCCGCGGGTTTATCCAGGGCCCGTTCCTTATCCAGGCCCTTATACAAGGCCTTCTGGGGGCGTCTTTGGCAGTATGCATCGTATTTTTCTGCTATCTTTACCTGAAAGGTCTCGTTACCGGATCCGCGTTCTTGATGGGGGTAGGGTTTTGCTTTTTGCCCTGGCTGCATGTCGCATTGATTATTATATTTAGCGGTTTCGTCTGTACTATATGGACGGCCTTTGTTATGAGGGGGCCTCTTAGTCTGTGA
- a CDS encoding divergent polysaccharide deacetylase family protein has product MTGTKPRPSKRPTKNRLWHSMSVVFILAVIAIIAALVVFIYLLPAPEVKGPQHQGQQPLRPLLEEPGIIVPPSSIQTKPPQVRPSQPAIPPAKPGPLAKTRGREARHPLPQKERPEIAILIDDMGYNLAIDDALLSLDAPISFAFLPLAPHTARLAKKASQMGRDVLVHLPLEPLDPHIDPGPGALKVDMSPDVMLMMLKKDLDAVPEAIGVNNHMGSRFTADRQAMEVIMPEIKRRGLFFVDSKTNNKSVAYSVAREMGVPSAARSVFLDHNQDPLLIKMELNKAVRLAKHGRGVIVIGHPLPNTKKVLCEELPMLKKEVKLAPIHALVRTD; this is encoded by the coding sequence ATGACCGGAACAAAGCCAAGGCCATCTAAGAGGCCGACCAAGAATCGGCTTTGGCACTCCATGAGTGTGGTCTTTATACTGGCGGTAATTGCAATAATAGCGGCGTTGGTGGTCTTTATATATTTGCTTCCGGCACCGGAGGTAAAGGGTCCGCAACATCAAGGCCAGCAGCCGCTCCGTCCCCTGCTTGAAGAACCAGGTATAATCGTGCCGCCATCCTCTATTCAGACGAAGCCGCCTCAGGTTCGGCCAAGCCAGCCTGCAATCCCGCCTGCGAAGCCTGGGCCGCTTGCCAAGACAAGAGGAAGAGAGGCCCGGCACCCTTTGCCTCAAAAGGAAAGGCCCGAGATCGCTATTCTGATTGACGATATGGGTTATAATCTAGCTATAGACGATGCCCTTTTGTCGCTCGATGCCCCCATTTCGTTCGCCTTTCTGCCGTTGGCACCGCATACGGCAAGGCTGGCCAAAAAGGCCTCTCAAATGGGAAGGGATGTTCTCGTCCACCTTCCGCTCGAACCATTGGACCCACATATAGATCCTGGACCAGGGGCGCTCAAGGTCGACATGTCGCCTGACGTCATGCTCATGATGCTCAAAAAAGACCTGGATGCTGTACCTGAGGCGATAGGGGTCAATAATCACATGGGTTCCAGATTCACCGCCGATAGACAGGCTATGGAGGTCATTATGCCGGAGATAAAAAGGCGTGGTCTTTTTTTTGTGGACAGTAAGACGAACAATAAGTCAGTAGCCTATTCTGTGGCCCGCGAGATGGGCGTGCCATCCGCGGCTAGATCGGTTTTTCTTGACCATAATCAAGACCCTTTACTCATAAAAATGGAACTTAACAAGGCTGTGCGGCTTGCAAAACATGGCAGAGGCGTTATCGTAATAGGGCACCCGCTTCCCAATACAAAAAAGGTGCTCTGCGAGGAGCTACCGATGCTGAAAAAGGAAGTGAAATTGGCGCCGATACATGCCCTTGTACGTACTGATTGA
- the acs gene encoding acetate--CoA ligase → MAEKDIESLMHEKRIFRHQRQDAWINSFKDYEAIYRYSMEDLEGFWAQKAEEFVRWDKKWDKVLEYDFFKPEIKWFLGGKLNVSYNCLDRHLIDGRRNKAAIIWQGEPEDDVKVYTYQMLHREVCRFANVLKKMGVKKGDRVAIYMPMIPETAIAMLACARIGAAHSVVFAGFSAASFMSRVKDCQAEVVITSDGVFRNGRIIPLKDRVDEALDQFQCCPFVRHCLVVRRTGCDVTMKSGRDRWWHEEIGAEDISDSCEPVSMDSEDMFFILYTSGSTGRPKGVVHTTGGYLTYVASTTKWVFDLRDDDVYWCTADVGWITGHSYILYGPLALGGTSLMFEGMPSWPRPDRFWRVVEKFKVNIFYTAPTVIRMLMREDVKWVKRHDLSSLRLLGSVGEPINPEAWMWYHENVGQGRMPIVDTWWQTETGGILISPIPYATPLKPGSATFPLPGIEAMIVRGDGTPANVNEGGNLVIKRPWPGMLRGVYGDPGRFKTQYFDHFPGMYESGDGARLDEDGYFWIMGRIDDVINVSGHRLGTAEIESALVAHPAVAEAAVVGMPHEIKGQAIYAYVILKAGIAGTEALRKELKDHVRKEIGPIANPEVIQFVEGLPKTRSGKIMRRILRKIAAGDTGDFGDTSTLADPAVIDWLIKGKEELFKTR, encoded by the coding sequence ATGGCTGAGAAAGACATAGAGAGCTTGATGCATGAAAAGAGGATCTTCAGACATCAAAGACAGGATGCCTGGATCAACAGTTTTAAGGATTATGAGGCAATTTACAGATATTCAATGGAGGATCTCGAGGGATTTTGGGCGCAAAAGGCAGAGGAATTCGTCCGCTGGGACAAGAAATGGGATAAGGTACTTGAATATGATTTTTTCAAACCCGAGATTAAGTGGTTTTTGGGCGGTAAGTTGAATGTCTCTTATAATTGTTTGGATCGCCATCTCATTGACGGCAGACGCAACAAAGCTGCGATTATCTGGCAAGGTGAACCCGAAGATGATGTCAAGGTCTATACATACCAGATGCTCCACCGCGAGGTGTGCCGTTTTGCCAATGTGTTAAAAAAGATGGGGGTCAAGAAGGGAGACAGGGTGGCGATATATATGCCGATGATCCCGGAGACCGCAATAGCTATGTTAGCGTGTGCGCGTATCGGTGCGGCGCATAGCGTGGTCTTTGCAGGCTTTAGTGCTGCAAGTTTCATGAGCCGTGTCAAGGATTGTCAGGCCGAGGTGGTTATAACCTCTGACGGTGTTTTCAGGAACGGCAGGATTATACCGCTTAAAGACCGCGTGGATGAGGCGCTCGACCAGTTTCAATGTTGTCCATTTGTGCGACATTGCCTAGTGGTGAGAAGGACTGGCTGCGACGTCACGATGAAGAGTGGGCGCGACAGATGGTGGCATGAAGAGATAGGGGCCGAGGATATATCCGATTCCTGTGAGCCGGTTTCGATGGATTCAGAAGACATGTTCTTTATACTCTACACCAGCGGCAGCACTGGTAGGCCGAAAGGGGTTGTTCACACTACTGGAGGTTACCTTACCTATGTGGCCAGTACGACCAAATGGGTCTTCGATCTCAGAGACGACGATGTCTATTGGTGCACCGCGGATGTAGGCTGGATTACAGGTCACTCGTACATCCTTTACGGACCCTTGGCTTTGGGCGGTACATCTCTTATGTTTGAGGGTATGCCGAGCTGGCCGAGACCTGACCGCTTTTGGCGTGTGGTTGAAAAGTTCAAGGTCAATATATTTTATACTGCGCCCACTGTCATACGTATGCTCATGCGAGAGGATGTAAAGTGGGTCAAGCGACACGACCTTTCCAGCTTGAGATTGCTCGGATCCGTGGGTGAACCAATCAATCCTGAGGCCTGGATGTGGTATCATGAAAATGTCGGGCAAGGCCGGATGCCAATCGTAGATACGTGGTGGCAGACGGAGACGGGCGGCATACTCATCTCGCCTATCCCTTATGCAACGCCTTTAAAGCCGGGTTCCGCAACCTTTCCTCTTCCAGGTATTGAAGCCATGATTGTAAGAGGTGATGGTACACCTGCCAATGTAAACGAAGGCGGCAACCTTGTCATAAAGCGTCCGTGGCCTGGGATGTTGAGGGGTGTATATGGGGACCCTGGTCGTTTTAAGACCCAGTATTTTGACCACTTTCCTGGTATGTATGAATCAGGCGACGGCGCGCGCCTTGATGAAGATGGGTATTTCTGGATCATGGGGCGTATCGATGACGTAATCAACGTCTCGGGTCACAGGCTCGGCACTGCGGAGATAGAGTCGGCCCTTGTGGCCCATCCTGCTGTGGCCGAGGCGGCGGTCGTAGGGATGCCGCATGAGATAAAGGGGCAGGCAATATATGCCTATGTAATCCTGAAGGCCGGTATTGCAGGGACAGAGGCCTTGAGAAAGGAATTGAAAGACCATGTCAGGAAGGAGATAGGACCCATTGCAAACCCTGAGGTGATACAGTTTGTGGAGGGGTTGCCGAAGACCAGGAGCGGCAAGATCATGCGCAGGATACTCAGAAAGATTGCTGCAGGCGATACAGGAGACTTTGGAGATACCTCTACCTTGGCGGATCCAGCTGTGATAGACTGGCTTATAAAGGGCAAGGAAGAGCTGTTTAAGACACGCTGA
- the ftsE gene encoding cell division ATP-binding protein FtsE, whose amino-acid sequence MTNHKISIIRMEGVLKRYPPDIVALYDINLDVDKGEFLFVTGQSGSGKTTLLRLLCCADRPSSGEIYIDGIALSTVTPSQLPFIRRKIGVIFQDFKLLERRTVFENVALSLEVIGLTREQLERRVRQILERLGLGNKMDRFPLQLSGGEQQRVAIARAVANRPQIILADEPTGNLDRSRAKEVMSILEELNAEGATVICATHNERLYEHGYKRILRLVDGKLTP is encoded by the coding sequence ATGACAAATCATAAGATTTCAATTATACGCATGGAAGGGGTTTTGAAGAGATATCCTCCTGACATTGTAGCTCTTTATGATATAAATTTAGATGTGGACAAAGGCGAGTTTCTCTTCGTCACAGGTCAGAGCGGTTCGGGCAAGACCACCCTTCTGCGCCTCCTGTGTTGCGCAGACAGGCCTTCTTCAGGTGAGATATACATAGACGGCATCGCCCTCTCCACGGTTACCCCTTCGCAGCTCCCTTTTATTAGGAGAAAGATAGGGGTGATATTTCAAGACTTTAAGTTGCTTGAGCGGCGTACAGTATTTGAAAATGTAGCATTGAGCCTCGAGGTGATCGGACTTACGCGTGAACAGCTTGAGCGGCGCGTGAGACAGATCCTCGAAAGGCTTGGGCTCGGCAATAAGATGGATCGCTTTCCACTGCAGCTCTCGGGCGGTGAACAGCAAAGGGTCGCGATAGCACGGGCGGTTGCGAATCGTCCTCAGATAATATTGGCTGATGAGCCGACCGGAAATCTTGATAGATCGAGGGCCAAAGAGGTTATGTCAATACTAGAGGAGTTAAACGCAGAGGGTGCGACAGTAATATGTGCGACCCACAACGAACGCCTTTATGAACACGGTTATAAAAGGATCCTGAGATTGGTTGATGGGAAATTGACACCATGA